Proteins encoded together in one Desulfovibrio intestinalis window:
- a CDS encoding 30S ribosomal protein S1 has product MAGLETGHETEMNFESALENYLTSDFGDLEEGSITKGEIVRVDEDNVLVDVNFKSEGQIPAAEFRDPAGNMVVAVGDKVDVYVVRKNENDGTITLSFEKAKRMQVFDQLEDVQENNRVITGHIVRRIKGGYTVDIGGVEAFLPGSHVDLRPVPDMDALVNQEFEFRVLKINRRRSNVIVSRRVLLEEERDSKRQDLLRTLEENQTVQGKAKNITEYGVFVDLGGLDGLLHITDMSWKRIRHPKEMITIGQELTLKVLSFDRDNNKVSLGLKQLVPDPWQDISARFPEGAKCSGKVTNLVDYGAFVELEAGVEGLVHISEMSWTRKLRHPSQMVHTGDEVEVVILGVDGDKKRISLGMKQVRPNPWELVAERYPEGTVLEGVIKNITEFGMFIGIEDGIDGLIHVSDISWTKKVRHPNEMYKVGDTVQAKVLTVDQESEKFTLGVKQLVDDPWGHVPTTYPVGCTIKGIVTNITDFGLFVEVEEGIEGLVHVSELSGKKVKTPAEIYKEGQEIQAKVIHVSAEERRLGLSIKQIQEVEERRKPKEFHSGPQESGQSLGDLLKQKFEESENG; this is encoded by the coding sequence ATGGCAGGCTTGGAAACCGGGCACGAAACCGAAATGAATTTCGAGAGTGCTCTCGAAAACTACCTCACTTCCGATTTTGGCGACCTTGAAGAAGGCTCTATCACCAAGGGCGAAATCGTTCGCGTGGACGAAGACAATGTATTGGTGGACGTGAACTTCAAGTCCGAGGGTCAGATTCCCGCGGCTGAATTCCGCGATCCCGCTGGTAACATGGTCGTTGCCGTGGGCGACAAGGTGGACGTGTACGTTGTTCGCAAGAACGAAAACGACGGCACCATTACCCTTTCTTTTGAAAAGGCCAAACGCATGCAGGTCTTCGATCAGCTCGAAGACGTGCAGGAAAACAACAGGGTCATCACCGGCCACATCGTACGTCGCATCAAGGGCGGCTACACTGTGGACATCGGCGGAGTCGAGGCATTTTTGCCCGGTTCTCATGTGGATCTGCGCCCCGTGCCGGACATGGACGCCCTGGTCAACCAGGAGTTCGAATTCCGCGTGCTCAAGATCAACCGCCGCCGCAGCAATGTTATTGTTTCGCGCCGCGTGCTGCTTGAAGAAGAACGCGATTCCAAGCGTCAGGATCTGCTGCGCACCCTCGAAGAAAACCAGACTGTGCAGGGCAAGGCCAAGAACATCACCGAATACGGCGTGTTCGTGGACCTGGGCGGCCTCGACGGCCTGCTGCACATCACCGACATGAGCTGGAAGCGCATCCGTCATCCCAAGGAAATGATCACCATCGGTCAGGAACTGACCTTGAAGGTGCTTTCCTTTGACCGCGACAACAACAAGGTCTCCCTGGGCCTCAAGCAGCTCGTGCCCGATCCGTGGCAGGACATTTCTGCCCGCTTCCCCGAAGGCGCCAAGTGCTCCGGCAAAGTCACCAACCTGGTTGACTACGGCGCATTTGTTGAGCTGGAAGCCGGCGTTGAAGGTCTTGTGCACATTTCTGAAATGTCCTGGACCCGCAAGCTGCGTCATCCTTCCCAGATGGTTCACACCGGCGACGAAGTCGAAGTGGTCATCCTGGGTGTGGACGGCGACAAGAAGCGCATCAGCCTCGGCATGAAGCAGGTGCGTCCCAATCCTTGGGAACTCGTGGCTGAACGTTATCCTGAAGGCACCGTGCTTGAAGGCGTTATCAAGAACATCACCGAATTTGGCATGTTCATTGGTATCGAAGACGGCATCGACGGCCTCATTCATGTGTCCGATATTTCCTGGACCAAGAAGGTGCGTCATCCCAACGAAATGTACAAGGTCGGCGATACCGTGCAGGCCAAAGTACTGACCGTGGATCAGGAAAGCGAAAAGTTCACCCTCGGCGTCAAGCAGCTGGTGGACGATCCCTGGGGCCATGTGCCCACCACCTACCCCGTGGGTTGCACCATCAAGGGCATCGTGACCAACATCACCGACTTCGGCCTCTTTGTTGAAGTGGAAGAAGGCATTGAAGGCCTGGTGCATGTTTCCGAGCTGTCTGGCAAAAAGGTCAAGACCCCGGCTGAAATCTACAAAGAAGGCCAGGAAATCCAGGCCAAGGTCATCCACGTCAGCGCTGAAGAACGCCGCCTTGGTCTGTCCATCAAGCAGATTCAGGAAGTGGAAGAACGCCGCAAGCCCAAGGAATTCCATTCCGGGCCGCAGGAATCGGGCCAGAGCCTGGGCGACTTGCTCAAGCAGAAGTTCGAAGAAAGCGAAAACGGCTAG